The proteins below are encoded in one region of Coffea arabica cultivar ET-39 chromosome 4c, Coffea Arabica ET-39 HiFi, whole genome shotgun sequence:
- the LOC113739485 gene encoding probable serine/threonine-protein kinase PIX13, with product MDKVLCYINTYDKELFVNIVDPSLVMDQDLLTEVWVAAVVAKACLHPQHSKRPQMLHIVEALKDPKSLRFSTHVRSWLDGQLGTSEKTRVTEGMTGVGTSQANTNAAFSIGDSKSEEVYPIGDISDLPNLRIYTYPDLLAATKSFRSDRVLGEGWFGRVYKGWIHDKSTSKGGSQSPVAIKKWNPESLQGIEQCMSEIWMFGKLSHPNLIKLHGYCWHNGALFAVFEYMQKGSFKNHLFGRGSSIQPLQWDVRLKILIGAGRALAFFHALKKPVIYRDFKASSILLDGSYDAKLSDFGLAKMGPSDGQSRVSTRVMGTYGYAAPEYIATGRLYVKSDVYGFGVVLAEVLTGLRALDVNHQQGKRNLVDWIKPHLSDKRKITSIMDSRLEGKYPIKAAVDVAQLTLRCLASNPEARPSMKEVVGALEHIASAK from the exons ATGGATAAAGTCCTGTGTTACATCAATACTTATGATAAAGAACTCTTCGTGAACATTGTTGATCCATCTTTAGTGATGGATCAGGATCTCTTGACTGAAGTGTGGGTAGCTGCTGTTGTTGCAAAGGCCTGTCTACATCCACAGCACTCTAAGCGACCTCAAATGCTACACATAGTTGAGGCTTTAAAAGATCCTAAGTCGTTAAGGTTCTCTACTCATGTAAGATCGTGGCTTGATGGTCAACTTGGCACATCAGAAAAGACGAGAGTAACTGAGGGAATGACAGGAGTAG GTACATCACAGGCAAACACCAATGCAGCATTTTCAATTGGGGATAGCAAAAGTGAGGAGGTTTATCCAATTGGGGATATCAGCGACCTCCCTAACTTGAGAATTTACACTTACCCAGACCTCTTAGCTGCAACTAAAAGTTTCAGAAGTGATAGAGTGCTGGGAGAAGGTTGGTTTGGAAGAGTATACAAAGGTTGGATTCATGATAAGTCCACATCAAAGGGCGGCAGTCAATCACCTGTTGCAATTAAAAAATGGAATCCTGAAAGTCTTCAAGGAATTGAGCAGTGCATG TCCGAGATATGGATGTTTGGAAAGCTTTCTCATCCTAACCTTATTAAGCTCCATGGTTACTGCTGGCATAATGGAGCATTGTTTGCTGTTTTTGAGTATATGCAAAAGGGCAGCTTTAAGAATCACCTCTTTGGAA GGGGCTCTTCTATTCAGCCACTTCAATGGGATGTAAGGCTTAAGATTTTAATTGGAGCTGGTCGTGCTCTGGCATTTTTTCATGCATTAAAGAAACCAGTTATCTACAGAGATTTCAAGGCATCGTCCATATTACTTGATGGT TCTTACGATGCCAAACTATCAGATTTTGGCTTGGCAAAGATGGGTCCTTCAGATGGTCAATCACGTGTGTCAACACGTGTTATGGGGACCTATGGCTATGCTGCTCCCGAGTATATAGCAACAG GACGCTTGTATGTGAAGAGCGATGTGTATGGTTTTGGTGTTGTATTGGCCGAAGTGCTAACAGGTTTAAGGGCTCTGGACGTTAATCATCAGCAGGGGAAACGCAACTTGGTTGATTGGATCAAGCCTCATTTATCGGACAAAAGAAAGATAACAAGCATAATGGATTCTCGGTTGGAAGGCAAATACCCAATAAAAGCTGCTGTGGACGTGGCTCAGCTTACTCTAAGGTGTCTTGCTTCTAATCCTGAAGCAAGACCATCAATGAAAGAAGTTGTGGGTGCACTAGAACACATTGCATCCGCTAAATGA